Proteins encoded by one window of Salmo trutta chromosome 17, fSalTru1.1, whole genome shotgun sequence:
- the LOC115152399 gene encoding nuclear receptor subfamily 2 group C member 1 isoform X6 produces MDGQTQRIQLVSADGGMMGHRIQIVTDQSTGQKIQIVTALEQGSGGKQQFILANADYSTAGKFVTEGSDQALSKPVVEYCVVCGDKASGRHYGAVSCEGCKGFFKRSIRKNLVYTCRGSGECVINKHHRNRCQYCRLQRCMILGMKQDSVQCERKPVEVSREKSINCAASTEKIYIRKNLCSPLAATPTFVTDKETARYYKETARSTSLLESSMLLNIQQPFPKLENTILLPTSPESNDPCQGDLSTLANVVTSLAHLNKAREMNDITDVNDLMGVDDTLSNGDGSMTDLQGDEQTASDITRAFDTLAKALNPGDGSAGDSLEATLQLMSGDQSGPVVELEGPLLSDSHVPFKLMMPLPMPEYLNVNYICESASRLLFLSMHWARSIPAFQALGGLDNDINLMKACWNELFALGLAQCANVMNVATILAAIINHLQTSLQEGTGEKLSPERVKLVMEHIWRMQEFCNSMAKLSPDSYEYAYLKAIVLFSPDHPGIDNTLQIERFQEKAYMELQDYVTRTYPEDSYRISKLLLRLPALRLMSAAVTEELFFAGLIGNVQIDSIIPYILKMESTDYNSQVATGV; encoded by the exons ATGGACGGACAGACTCAGAGGATTCAGCTGGTGTCAGCTGATGGTGGCATGATGGGACACCGTATCCAG ATTGTGACAGACCAGTCCACGGGCCAGAAGATCCAGATCGTCACTGCATTGGAGCAGGGTTCTGGTGGGAAGCAGCAGTTTATCCTGGCTAACGCAGACTACTCCACGGCAGGCAAG TTTGTGACGGAAGGGTCAGACCAGGCCCTTTCCAAGCCCGTGGTGGAGTACTGTGTGGTGTGTGGAGACAAGGCCTCAG GTCGTCACTATGGGGCAGTGAGCTGTGAGGGCTGTAAGGGTTTCTTCAAGCGCAGCATCAGGAAGAACCTGGTTTATACATGCAGGGGGTCCGGAGAGTGTGTCATCAACAAGCACCACAGGAACCGCTGCCAGTACTGCAGACTTCAGCGCTGCATGATCCTGGGAATGAAACAGGACT ccgTTCAGTGTGAGAGGAAGCCGGTGGAGGTATCCAGAGAGAAGTCTATCAATTGTGCTGCGTCTACGGAGAAGATCTACATCAGGAAGAACCTGTGTAGTCCTCTGGCTGCCACGCCCACCTTCGTCACCGACAAGGAAACCGCCAGGTACTACAAGGAGACAGCCAG ATCAACTAGTTTGCTGGAGTCGAGCATGCTCCTCAACATCCAGCAGCCATTCCCCAAGCTGGAGAACACCATCCTGCTCCCGACATCCCCTGAATCG AATGACCCATGTCAGGGTGACCTGAGCACGCTGGCCAACGTGGTGACATCACTGGCTCACCTGAACAAGGCCCGGGAGATGAACGACATTACAGACGTCAATGACCTAATGGGTGTGGATGACACCCTTAGCAACGGAGACGGCTCAATGACGGATCTCCAAGGAGACGAACAGACCGCCAGTGACATTACGCG AGCGTTTGACACCCTGGCTAAGGCCTTGAATCCTGGTGATGGCTCAGCGGGAGACTCTCTGGAGGCCACGTTGCAGTTGATGTCAGGGGACCAGTCGGGCCCTGTGGTGGAGCTGGAGGGGCCCCTTCTCTCAGACAGCCATGTCCCTTTCAAG TTGATGATGCCTTTGCCCATGCCTGAGTACCTAAACGTGAACTACATCTGTGAGTCGGCCTCAAGGCTCCTCTTCCTGTCCATGCACTGGGCGCGCTCCATACCTGCCTTCCAAGCCTTGGG TGGTCTCGATAATGACATTAACCTGATGAAGGCTTGTTGGAACGAGCTGTTTGCTCTGGGCCTGGCTCAGTGCGCCAACGTTATGAATGTCGCCACCATCCTGGCTGCCATCATCAACCACCTGCAAACCAGCCTACAAGAAGGTACAGGAG AGAAGCTGTCCCCAGAGCGAGTGAAGCTGGTGATGGAACACATCTGGAGAATGCAGGAGTTCTGTAACAGCATGGCCAAACTGTCCCCTGACTCGTATGAATACGCCTACCTCAAAGCCATCGTCCTCTTTAGCCCTG ACCACCCAGGCATTGACAACACCTTACAGATCGAGCGGTTCCAGGAGAAGGCTTACATGGAGCTACAGGACTATGTTACCAGGACCTACCCAGAAGACTCCTATCG GATATCCAAGCTGCTGCTGCGTCTCCCAGCCCTGCGGCTGATGAGTGCAGCGGTGACAGAGGAGCTGTTCTTCGCTGGCCTCATCGGCAACGTGCAGATAGACAGCATCATCCCTTACATCCTCAAGATGGAGTCCACCGACTACAACAGCCAGGTGGCCACTGGAGTCTGA